In Bifidobacterium scardovii JCM 12489 = DSM 13734, the genomic stretch GTTTTCGGTGTCTTCTTGCTGAAGCCGTGGGCGATGACGCAGGTATTGCCGCAGACGAAGAAAAACGGCGCGCGTTGGGCATTGCCTCCGAACTGCGCGCGGACCTCCCAGATGTCGGCGTCGAGCTTCTTCACCCACTCGTTGCGCAAGGCTGTGCCTATCCCGTACCGTTCGACGTTGCGGATGGTTGCATATACCTTTGCCCGCTCCCGTCGGTCGAGACCGTCCATCCATTCGCGGAACGGCGATGAGCCGTCAGCCGATGCACACACCTCGAATTCCAGCATCGAATTCACCTCCCTACGGTAGTGTTTTAACTACCGATTGTCAATGCGCCATGTGTCGCGGCGCCGGTCATTCGTTGTCGTGCGACATGCGGCCTTGGAAGTAGCGCGTCTCCTCGAGCTCGCCTTCGATGACCTGCCGGAAGTGGCGTTCGTGGTTCGCCACGGCAAGCGAACCGAGGTCGGTGGCGTTCTGGTAGGCCGCCTGATGGTACTTGAGCCAGTGCGTGAGCTCCTTGCCGTCGGAGGCCCCGGCGACCTCGGCGCCCCGGTAGCCGCGATTCCACGAGGAGGTGGCGTCCCCCGGCGCGCATTCGCCGTTCGGACCGACCTCCCCGGTCGACGAGGCTCCGGTCGGATAGGCGTAGCCGTGCACTGTCAGCCAGGTGTCGGTGGCGGGATTGGCGGCGCCGTCGAGCGCGGCGACCAGTTCGTCGCCGATCTCGATGCTCGTCACCCAGGTCGAAGGCGGGATCGGATGGTTCGCCACCGGCGACCCGGCCGTCACCACATGCTCAATGGTGTACTCCTCGCTCATGTCGGCGGCGATGGCCGCGGCCGTGATGCCGCCCTGCGAGTGACCGATCAGCGCCACCGGATCGTCCTTGCCGATGCCGGCCTGGCGCATCGCCTCGAGCACCATCATCGCGCTGTCGGCCTTTATCCGCTGCGCCGGATCGTCGCTCATCAGCTCCACATTCTGCGGCCAGCCGAACGGCGAATCGGGCTTGCCGTCCGTGCCGGGGATCGTCACCAGCCATGCCGGCGACCCGTCATCCCTCCGATAGCGCTGCACCGCGATCGTCGCATAGCTCAGCCCGCTGTCGAGATCGACCTTGCCGAGCCGCTCCTCGGCCAGCCGCCGCAGCTGCTCCAGCGCCT encodes the following:
- a CDS encoding type II toxin-antitoxin system RelE/ParE family toxin; this translates as MLEFEVCASADGSSPFREWMDGLDRRERAKVYATIRNVERYGIGTALRNEWVKKLDADIWEVRAQFGGNAQRAPFFFVCGNTCVIAHGFSKKTPKTPRRELRRAHRIMARYKEERDAYGTI
- a CDS encoding alpha/beta hydrolase, which translates into the protein MGWEVSSYVYGGQSYTASSAEEYTALAKALEGAAAEWRAASISWGAASLQLAQQCAGMTMCPASVAGLAGVPVSGHATLPYSQLIRRFSDHAAACGAIAATIDEMASLLIRAHSLYAKSELWTRRLFTELMQLITTVRPKEASLAMGILAAGGILGGSMMDGKFAPSYGSAITAPLQEGYLSGIAPYIGTIDPARPQQVDPLTGLLRTDEVNGAAGAISQYSQPADGLRQGTLHVTEVFTDVPVVGASSSVAQALEQLRRLAEERLGKVDLDSGLSYATIAVQRYRRDDGSPAWLVTIPGTDGKPDSPFGWPQNVELMSDDPAQRIKADSAMMVLEAMRQAGIGKDDPVALIGHSQGGITAAAIAADMSEEYTIEHVVTAGSPVANHPIPPSTWVTSIEIGDELVAALDGAANPATDTWLTVHGYAYPTGASSTGEVGPNGECAPGDATSSWNRGYRGAEVAGASDGKELTHWLKYHQAAYQNATDLGSLAVANHERHFRQVIEGELEETRYFQGRMSHDNE